One Ferribacterium limneticum genomic window, GACACTGTTCCATCATGACGACTACCGAAGCCACGACCACCAAGCCGAACGACACCCGGGCCCTGCTCAAGGACCTGCAGGAACGATTCGATGTCTTCCGCAATTTCAGCCCGCTGGCCATCGGCATCGACAAGCAGGTCTTCGCCCTGTTGCCCGAACTGAGCAAGAAATCCCTGCGCCTTGCCATGCGCAGCCACACCATTTCGACGCGCTACCTGAAAGAAATGGAAAAAGGCACGGTACGCCTGAATCTGGACGGCACGCCAGCCGATGAGGTGACCGACGAAAACCGTCAGCACGCCGCCGAGCAACTGCGCGAGCGCTTCAAGAAACAGGCCGAGGCACGCAAGGCCGCCGAGGCAGAAGCCAAGGCCGAGCAGCGCCGGACGGAAAAGCTGAACCAGCTCGCCGAGAAATTCGGCCGCAAGTAAGTCGGTTCCGAACAAAGAAAAAGGCCAGTCGCTTGACTGGCCTTTTTTCTGGAATTCTTTGGTTGCGGGAGCAGGACTTGAACCTGCGACCTTCGGGTTATGAGCCCGACGAGCTGCCAACTGCTCCATCCCGCGTCCGATAATCGTTTTTGCTGCTACACCGCGACTGGCAGTGCAATCTAAACAATAAGCCAGGGTTTGGTGTTGGCTGAGTGCTTGGAATTTATGGTGGGGCGCGACAGATTCGAACTGTCGACCTACGGATTAAGAGTCCGCTGCTCTACCAACTGAGCTAGCGCCCCACGTTCCCTGGATTTGCTGGTGGGTCGGCCGAGATTCGAACTCGGGACCAACGGATTAAAAGTCCGCTGCTCTACCGACTGAGCTACCGACCCGACCTACCGGGAGCGCGCATTATATAGACGGTGACCATGACCGTCAACGGAAAAGGCCTCTGTGAAGAATTGTGAGGATAGGTGTGATCCGGCTGTTCAGTGCCGATGATGCGGCTAGAATAAATTGTCGTTCAAGGCTGTTGAGCGAACGGACCGGAATGCATTTTTCAAGGAGAGCACCATGACGGAACAAGATATTTCACGCTATCAGGATCTTTTGATCACGACGGCGACCGAGGTTGGGCTGAAATTGCTGGCAGCCATCGCCTTCTGGGTGATCGGTCGCTGGCTGATCGGCATGGCGCTGCGCATGCTGCGTTCGGCGCTGGAGAAACAGAAAGTCGATCCGACCCTGCTGCGCTACATCGGCTCGATCGTTACCGTGACCCTCAACGTGCTGCTGGTGATCGGTATTCTCGGCTACTTCGGCATTCAGACGACGACCTTCGCTGCCCTGATTGCAGCGGGTGGTGTCGCCATCGGCATGGCCTGGTCGGGGCTGCTGGCGCATTTCGCCGCCGGCGCCTTCATGGTGGTTTTGCGCCCGATGAAGGTTGGCGATTTTGTCTCGGTCGCCGGCGTGACGGGCACCGTGGCAGAGCTGGGCTTGTTTACGACGACCATCAACACGCCGGACAACGTGCAGACCATCCTTGGCAACAACAAGGTATTCAGCGACACGATCCAGAATTTCACGGTCAACCCGTTTCGCCGCGTTGATCTGAAATGCCAGTTGTCGGGGGCGGCCGACCATCGGGCAGCGATGGCCTTGCTGCGCGAAAAGATCGCGGAGATTCCGAATGTCCTGGCCGAGCCGAAGGTGGATGTCGAAATTCTCGATTTCACGCTGGTCGGCCCGGTCCTCGCCGTGCGTCCGTACTGTCACAACGACAACTACTGGCAGGTCTATTTCGATACCAACAAGGTGTTGCGCGAGGCCTTGGCCGAGGCCGGCTTCCCGGCGCCAATGCCGGCGCAGAATGTGTTCGTTACGCAAGCGGCCTGAGCCGCTTCCGGCTTGAATACGAAAAAGCCCGCTTCGGCGGGCTTTTAAATTTTGGTCGTTTTTTCCGGTTGACCGTGGCAATACCTTTCAGCCGAGACGGCGGCAGATTTCCGTGGTCAGCGCGGACTGGTTCATCGCGTAGAAATGCAGTCCCGGTGCGCCGCCCTTGAGCAGGCGTTCGCACAATTCGGTCACGACATCGAGGCCGAAGGCGCGGATGGAATCGCTATCGTCGCCGTAGCTTTCGAACTTCTTGCGCATCCAGCGCGGCAGTTCGGCGCCGCAGGCATCCGAGAAGCGTGCCAGCTTGGTGAAGCCGACGATGGGCATGATGCCCGGCACGATGGGGACATCGACGCCCAGCGCCCGGGCTTCGTCGACGAAGTGGAAATAGGCGTCGGCGTTGTAGAAATACTGGGTGATGGCCGAGTTGGCGCCGGCCTTGACCTTGCGCGCGAAGGCGTCGAGGTCGTCTTTCGGGCTGCGCGATTGCGGGTGCCATTCCGGGTAGGCGGCGACTTCGATGCTGAACCAGTCGCCGGTTTCGGCGCGGATGAATTCGACCAGCTCATTGGCGTAGCGGAATTCGCCGGTTTCGGCCATGCCCGACGGCAGGTCGCCGCGCAGGGCGACGGTGCGCTTGATGCCGGCGGCTTTGTATTCGTTGAGGATGTCGCGGATGTTGTCACGCGTCGAGCCGATGCACGACAGGTGCGGCGCGGCGTTGTGGCCTTCGGCAGCGATTTCCTTGACGACGGAGAAGGTGCGCTCGCGGGTCGAGCCGCCGGCGCCGAAGGTGACCGAGAAGAAGGCGGGATTGAGTTTTGCCAGCTCGGCGCGCACGGTGCGCAGCTTGTCGACGCCTTCCGGCGTTTGTGGCGGGAAAAATTCGATGGAGATTTCTGTAGTCATTTTTTCAACCAGATGAAAAATTCGCGGTTGCCATCACCGCCGGTAATCGGGCTGTTCAGCCAGGCTTTCACGGTCAACCGGAAATTTTGGGCTAAATCGAAAAACTTGCGTTCGACGCCGGCGTAAAGCACCGGATCGCGGACGATGCCGCCCTTGCCGATGTTGGCCGGGCCGACTTCGAACTGGGGTTTGACGAGGAGCAGCAGGTCGCCGTCGGTGGCGAGCAGAGCGGGCAGTTGCGGCAGGATGAGCGCCATCGAAATGAAGGAGACGTCGCCGACGATCAATGCGAAACCGCCTTCCGGCGAGGCTTCGCCGAGATCGGCTGAGCTCAGTGCGCGACAGTTGATGCCTTCGAGCGCCGTGACGCGCGGGTCGCCGGCCAGTCGGGGATGCAATTGCCCGTGGCCGACATCGACGCCGACCACATGGCTGGCGCCTGCTTGCAACAGGCAGTCGGTGAAACCGCCGGTCGATTGGCCGACATCGAGGCAGCGCTTGCCGTCAGCCGAAAGGCCGGTTTCGGCCAGCGCCCCGGCCAGCTTGAGGCCGCCACGCGAGACGAAACGGTCTTCGGGATCGACTTCCACGGTCAACTGGGTTTTTGGCGGTAAATCGAAAGCCGGTTTGACGATGGTGCCGCCCGACCAGCTGACCCGGCCAGCCGCAATCAACCGCTGGGCAGCCGTGCGCGAGGCGGCAAGCCCCGCTTCGACCAGCAGTTGATCGGCCCGCGGCACTATTTACCGGCCTTTCGCCGACAAAAATACCGCGCTGAGCGCCCAGGAAATCACGCTGTAAACCACCGAGCCGAACAGCGCCGGCCAGAAGCCGCCGACGTTGAAGCCATCGACCAGATAGCCGGCAAACTGAAAGAGCAGGGCGTTGATCACAAAAATGAACAGGCCCAGCGTCAGCAGCGTGACCGGCAGGGTCAGCAAAACGAGTAGTGGGCGCAGCACGGCGTTGATCAGCCCGAGAACGAGGGCGACGATCAGCGCCGTGCCGAAACTTGCCACATGGACCGACGGCACGACATATGGCAACGCCAGCAGGGCGAGCGCGTTGATGATCCAGATGGCAAGTAATCGCATGGGTTTAGTACCGGTAATGGTCGGCCTTGTACGGGCCTTCCTTGGCAACGTTGATGTAGGCGGCCTGCTCGTCGGTCAGCTCGGACAACTGGGCATTGAGCGTCTTGAGTTGCAGGCGGGCGACCTTTTCGTCGAGGTGCTTGGGCAGCGTGTAGACGCCGACCGGGTACTTGTTGGAACCCTTGACGGCTTCTGTCCACAGTTCGATCTGGGCGATGGTCTGGTTGGCGAACGACGAGGACATCACGTAGGACGGATGGCCGGTGCCGCAGCCGAGGTTCACCAGGCGGCCCTTGGCGAGCAGGATGATGCGCTTGCCGTCCGGGAAGATGACGTGATCGACTTGCGGCTTGATCTCTTCCCACTGGTACTTCTCGATCGACGCGACGTCGATTTCGTTGTCGAAGTGACCGATGTTGCAGACGATGGCGTTGTTCTTCATCGCCGCCATGTGGTCATGGGTGATGACGTGGAAATTGCCGGTCGTCGTGACGAAAATGTCGGCCTTGTCGGCAGCGTATTCGGTGGTGACGACGCGATAGCCTTCCATGGCCGCCTGCAGGGCGCAGATCGGGTCGATTTCGGTGACCCAGACTTGTGCCGACAGGGCGCGCATGGCCTGGGCGCAACCCTTGCCCACGTCGCCGTAGCCGACGATAAGGGCGACCTTGCCGGCGATCATGACGTCGGTGGCGCGCTTGATGCCGTCGACGAGCGATTCGCGGCAGCCGTAGAGGTTGTCGAACTTGGACTTGGTGACCGAGTCATTGACGTTGATGCCCGGGAACTTGAGTTCGCCGCGCTGATGCATCTGGTACAGGCGATGCACGCCGGTGGTGGTTTCCTCGGTGACGCCCTTGACGGCGGCCAGACGCACGGAATACCAGGTCGGATCGACAGCCAGCTTGGCCTTGATGGCGGCGAAGAGGATGGTTTCTTCTTCCGAGCCCGGCTTGGCGACAACCGAGATGTCCTGCTCGGCACGAGCGCCGAGGTGGAGCAGCAACGTGGCATCGCCGCCGTCGTCGAGGATCATGTTCGAGTAGCCGCCGTCGGCCCATTCGAAAATGCGATGGGTGTAATCCCAGTAATCGACCAGGGTTTCGCCCTTGACGGCGAAGACCGGGATGTTCTGCGCAGCAATGGCGGCGGCAGCGTGATCCTGGGTCGAGAAGATGTTGCAGGAAGCCCAGCGGACTTCGGCGCCGAGCGCAGTCAGCGTCTCGATCAGCACGGCGGTCTGGATGGTCATGTGCAGCGAACCGGTGATGCGCGCGCCCTTGAGCGGCTGGGTCTTGGCGAATTCTTCGCGAATGGCCATCAGGCCGGGCATTTCGGTTTCGGCAATGAGGATTTCCTTGCGACCCCAGTCGGCAAGGTTGATGTCAGCGATAACGCAGTCTTTGAATTCAGCCACAGTAAGCTCCTAATAAACTGTGACGGGGAGGAGGCGGTGTCTCACCGAACCCCCTGCGCCCGGCAGGGTTGAACAGTGAGCGCGGTTTCAAACCGAGCCTGGGGGTGATCTCCTGCAGCGCTCCTCGGTAGGGTGCGGATTATAAAGCCGTTTTCAGGTTTTGTCGCCTGCCCAGTAGTGGTCGATGTCCTTGATGCCCCATTTTGCCGCTTCTTCGCGGCCGGCGATTTTTTCGGGGCTGCGGGCGATGTCGATCAGCTCTGGCTTGATGTAGGCCTGCGACTTGGTCGAGAAAAAGACCTTGACCTTGGGCTTGAGCAACGACTGTTCGCCCTGCTCGACGACGACGCCCAATTTTCCTGATTCCAGCCTGACCAGCGAGCCTACCGGGTAGATGCCGAGGCTTTTGACGAAGGCCTGAAAAACGGTCGGGTCGAAATGGCCCTTCCATTCGGACATGCGCTTGATCGACTCGGCAGGATCCCAGCCAGCCTTGTAGGGGCGATTCGAGGTGATCGCATCGTACACGTCGCACACGGCGCCCATTTTGGCGAACAGGCTCATCGTTTCGCCGTTGAGTCCCTTCGGGTAGCCGCTACCGTCGATCTTTTCGTGATGGTGCAGGCAGACATCCTTGACGATATCGGTGATGCCTTTGCCCGCCAGCAACAGCTTGTGGCCTTCTTCCGGGTGGGTCTTGACGAGGGCAAACTCCTCCTCGGTCAGTTTCCCCGGCTTGTTCAGAATCTCCATCGGAATCATGGCCTTGCCGAGATCGTGCAACAGGCCCGCCATGCCGGCTTCGCGGGTTTGCTGCTCGTCCAGTTCCAGTTTTCGGGACAGCGCGATCATCAGGGCGCAGACGGCGACCGAATGCATGTAGGTGTAATCGTCGGCAATTTTCAGGCGGGCCAGGCTGATCAACGCACCCGGATTGCGCAGCACGGAATTGGAAATTTCCTCGACCAGCGGCGCTGCGGCTTCAGCCTCGATGGCCTTGCCCATGCGCGCTTCCTGGAACATCGAAACAACGGCTTCCTTGCCCTTGGCGCAGATTTTTGCGGCGCGTTTGACTTCGTCGTTGAACGAAGCCTTTTCCTGAACGGCGGGCAGTGGCTCGGGAATTTCTTCAACCGCCACGATCTGTTCGGCGCCGGCGATGTCGATATCCAGCCCTTTGGATACGTCGATCCAGACCTCGGAGATCGAACTTTCGCGGATTAGCGAGAGGTCATTGGGATCGCTCAGGACGAATTTCGTTCGCCAGAACGGATGTTCCAGCCAGGCACCACAGAAGGCCTGCAGGTGCATGCCCAGCGTTAGCTCCTGAACGGGGATTTTTTTCAGCATATTTGGTGATTTTAACGAAAAAGGGAGCCGTTCAGGCTCCCTTCTTGCAAAACTTCACAATGCTGTTGTTTTACAGGCCAGCGTCCGATTTGAGCAAGTTGGCGCGGTCTGTGGCTTCCCAGGTGAATTCCGGCTCGTCGCGGCCAAAGTGGCCATAGGCAGCGGTCTTCTGGTAAATCGGGCGGAGCAGGTCGAGCATATTGACGATGCCTTTCGGGCGCAGGTCGAAGTGTTTCTTGATCAGCGCGGTCAGGGTTTCGTTGCTGACCTTGCCGGTGCCGAAGGTGTCGACCATGACCGAGGTCGGCTCGGCGACGCCGATGGCGTAGGAAACCTGAACCAGGCAGCGTGAGGCAAGGCCGGCGGCGACGATGTTCTTGGCGACGTAGCGGCCGGCGTAGGCAGCTGAACGGTCAACCTTGGATGGATCCTTGCCGGAGAAGGCGCCACCGCCGTGCGGTGCAGCACCGCCGTAGGTGTCGACGATGATCTTGCGACCGGTCAGGCCGCAGTCACCTTGCGGGCCGCCGACGACGAAACGGCCGGTCGGGTTGACCAGGAACTTGATGTTGCCCTTGATCAGTTCTTTCGGCAGCACCGGCTTGATGATCTGTTCGATGGTCGCTTCGCGCAGGTCCTCGAGGCTGATGTCCGGCGAATGCTGGGTGGACAGCACGATCGTATCGATCGAATCCGGCTTGCCATCGACGTACTTGATGGTGACCTGCGACTTGGCATCCGGGCGCGCCCAAGGCAGGCGGCCGTCCTTGCGCAGCATGGCCTGACGCTCGACGAGGCGGTGCGACAGGTAGATCGGCAACGGCATCAGCGACGGGGTTTCGTCGCAGGCGTAGCCGAACATCAGGCCCTGGTCGCCGGCGCCCTGATTGAGGTTGTCGTCGTAGGCCTTATCCACACCCTGAGCGATGTCCGGGCTCTGCTTGTCGTAGGCGACGAGCACGGCACAACCCTTGTAGTCGATGCCGTATTCGGTGTTGTCGTAGCCGATGCGCTTGATGGTCTCGCGGGCAACCTGAATGTAATCGACGTTGGCATTGGTGGTGATTTCACCCGCCAGGACGACGAGGCCGGTGTTGCACAGGGTTTCGGCGGCAACGCGGGAATGCTTGTCCTGAGCCAGGATGGCGTCGAGGATGGCGTCGGAAATCTGGTCGGCAACCTTGTCCGGGTGGCCTTCGCCGACGGATTCGGAAGTGAAGAAATATTCGCTCATGTGAAGCTCCAGTGGTCCTTTTATCCGGCGCTACCTGCTTCGGACCACGAGCGGTGACGCTTTAGCAGTATTTATTAGTCGCCCCGCAAGTTGTCTGTTTAACTCGGCGAACGGATAATATTAAACTTTTCTGAGGGGGATTCAACCCCCGGGGCTTCATGGTTTTTATCTTTCGCATCCTTTCCCGCCTGCCCCTGAGCGTCCTGCACCTGCTGGGTGGCTGGCTCGGCCGCCTGACTTACTGGCTGTCGCCGACTTATCGTCGTCATCTCCGCGAAAACATCGCGCAGGCCGGTCTTCCACCGTCACTGCGTGGCAAGGTGGCGGCCGAAACGGGCAAGCAGATGCTGGAGTTGGCCCGCATCTGGATGCGTCCGCTCGAGGAAGCGATTCCGCTGGTGGCCGACGTGGTTGGCTGGGAGCATGTCGAGGCGGCGCAACAGGCCGGCAAGGGCATCGTCTTTCTGACACCGCACCTCGGCTGTTTCGAGATCACCGCGCAGTATCTTTCGTCTTTTGGTGATATCACGGTGCTCTACCGTGCACCAAAATCAGCGGTAGCCCAGGAACTGATCCTGACCGGCCGCAAACGGGCCCATTTGCATCTGGCGCCGGCCGATCTCTCGGGCGTGCGCGCCCTGATCAAGGCGCTCAAGAAGGGTGAAATGGTCGGCATGCTGCCCGATCAGGCACCGAAGACCGGCGAGGGGGCCTGGCTCAAGTTCTTTGGTCGATATGCCTACACGATGACGCTGGCGGCTCGCCTGACCGAAACAGGGGCCGCCTCTTTGCTGACCTGGGGCGAGCGTCTGCCCGGCGGACGTGGCTACCGGGTCCATTTTCAGCCGCCAATAAACCCGCTGGCGGGTTCCACGGTCGACCGGGCGCAGCAGATAAATGTCGAAATTGAGACGCTGATCCGCCAGTGCCCAACGCAGTATTTGTGGGGCTACAACCGATACAAAAGACCGGCCGGTGCCGACGCGCCACCGGCGGAGTGAGTTCCTTGAAGATTTTCTTTACCTATATTCTGGTTGGTTTTCTCTGGCTGCTGCACTGGTTGCCGTTGTCCGTGTTGCGTTGGCTGGGCAGCGGGCTGGGGCGTCTGCTCTATGCGCTGGGTCGTAGCCGGCGCGAAGTGGCACTGACCAACCTGCGCCTGTGCTTTCCTGAGAAAAGCGAAGCCGAGCGGGAAACCTTGGCGCGCCGTCATTTCGTCGCCTTTGCCCGGGCTGTGCTCGACCGCACGCTCGGATGGTGGGCCTCCAGGGAACGGCTGCAGCGCATCATTCGCATTCACGGGGTCGAGCATCTGACTGATCCCGAAGGCCGGCCGGTGGTCATGCTTTCTCCGCATTTCGTCGGGCTGGATGCCGGCGGGACGGTGATCTCGATGCACGTGACGGGATGCAGCGTCTTCTCGAACCAGAAAAATCCGGTCCTCAACAAGTTGCTTTATGATGGCAGGATGCGTTTCAACGAGGCGATACTCCTCTCGCGTCAGGATGGCATGCGCAAGATCGTCAGGGCCATGAAGGACGGACACCCGTTTTACTACCTGCCGGACATGGATTTCGGTCCCAAGGAATCGATTTTCGTGCCTTTCTTCGGCGTTCAGGCAGCAACGATTCCCGCGTTGTCGCGGCTGGTTCGCCTGACCAATGCGCGCGTCGTGCCGGTCATCTGCCATCAGGTGCCGGATGGCTACGAGATCGAGGTGATGCCGCCCTGGGAGAATTTTCCCGGCGAGAGCGTCGAGGTCGATACCGAATTCATGAACAAATTTATTGAAAGCCAGGTGCTGCGCATGCCGGAGCAGTATTTCTGGTTGCACAAGCGCTTCAAAACCCGGCCACCCGGAGAGCAGAGGTTTTACAAATGAACAGCCTGAACGTTGAAATTCGTCCCGTGACGCCGCCCGATGTGCCGGCGATCTCGGCCCTGGCCCGCGAAATCTGGCAGGCCACTTACCCCGGAATCATCACCCAGGAACAGATCGATTTCATGCTCGAGCAGCGTTACGGCCATGAGCGCCTGTACGATGATCTCGAGGATCTGCACAAATGGCTCGATCAGGCTTTTCTCGGTGATCGCCGGGTAGGCTTCGCCTTCAGCGAAATTTACAAGGGTGAATTCAAGCTCGACAAGCTGTATATCCACCCCGACGTGCAGCGTCAGGGGGTTGGCGGGCAGTTGATTGCCCACGTTGCGGCGCGGGCAAAAAAAGAGGGCTATCCCTGTGTGATTCTGGCGGTCAACAAGCGCAACGACAAGGCGATCAATTCGTACATGAAATATGGTTTCGTCGTGCGTGAGGCGATTGTCGACGATATCGGCCACGGCTACGTCATGGACGATTTCGTTATGGAGAAGAAACTTTAAGTTTTTGAGGCAACTCTCTGTCTCTGTTATGTTTTTCCTAATCTTTCGGTGAGGCGGTACGTGAAACTCAAATTCTCAAAAATGCATGGCCTAGGCAACGATTTCGTTGTCCTTGACGGCATCAGCCAGTCGCTGGCGTTGACGCCCGAACAGCTGTGCTATCTGGCCGACCGCCATTTTGGCGTGGGTTGCGATCAGATATTGCTGGTCGAAAAAGCAACGCAGGCGGGTGTCGATTTCCGTTACCGCATCTTCAACGCCGATGGCGGCGAAGTCGAGCAATGCGGCAATGGGGCGCGCTGCTTCGTGCGGTTTGTGCACGATCAGGGCCTCACCGACAAGCGCGAGATTCGGGTCGAGACAATGAAGGGCCTGATTACGCCGCGCCTTGAAGGCGATGGCAATGTCACGGTCGACATGGGTGTTCCGCGCTTTTTGCCGGCTGAAATTCCCTTCCTCGCTGACGACGATGTGATTGTGCACATGCTCGACGTAGCCGACGAAACACTCGAAACCAGCGTTGTCTCGATGGGTAATCCGCATGCCGTGCAGGTGGTGGATAGCGTGGAGTCGGCGCCGGTCGGTGAGCACGGGCCATTGATCGAAAAGCATCCGCGCTTCCCGCAGCGGGTTAACGCCGGATTCATGCAGATTGTCGATCGCCACGCCATCAAGTTGCGCGTTTATGAACGCGGTGCGGGCGAAACGATGGCGTGCGGTACTGGGGCCTGTGCGGCGGTGGTCGCCGGCATTCGCCGCGGCCTGCTTGACTCGCCGGTCCGCGTCACGACGCGCGGCGGTGATCTGAATATTGCCTGGGGCGGCGGCGAGCGGCCGGTTTTGATGACCGGCCCGGCGGTAACGGTATTTACTGGAGAAATTGAATTATGAGCGCCATGTTTCCCGAAGAAATCGCGGACTACCTGAAGAATAATCCGGGCTTTTTCGAGCAGTACGCCGACCTGATGGCCCAGATTTTCGTGCCGCATCCGCATGGCGGCCGCACCGTCTCGCTGGCCGAGCGTCAGATGCTGACCCTACGTGACAAGAACCGGGCGACCGAAAGCAAGCTGGCCGAACTGATCTCGTTTGGCGAGGAGAACGACCAGATCGGTGAGAAAGTACATCGCCTGTCTGTCGCGCTGATCGCCGCCGAGACCTTTCAGGCGGTGATCCATCTGCTCAATTTCCATCTGCGCGACGACTTTTCCGTTCCACATGTCGCCCTGCGTCTGTGGGACAAGCCGGAAGGTATAGAAGACCTGCCGGAATTTGCCGCCGTCAGCGAGGATCTGCAGGTTTTCGCCGAAACGCTGGCCCGGCCGTACTGTGGCTCGACCGCCGGTTTTGGCACGACCTCGTGGTTCGGCGAGGCGGCTTCGCACATTCGTTCGCAGGCGCTGATTGCCCTGCGTAACGGCGGCGGCACCATTGGCATGATTGCGCTGGGCAGCGAGGATGCGCAGCGCTTCTATGCCGACATGGGGACGTTGTACCTCGAGCGCCTCGGCGAAATGGTTTCCGCAGCCCTGGCCAGAGTGACCAAGAGCGTGCTGTGACACCGGCTGCTGCGGTCGACGCCTGGCTGGCTGAACTTTCGGACCAGCGCCGGCTGTCGCCGCACACCGTTTCAAATTATCGACGTGATTTGGAAAAGCTGCTGGCGGCGACGGGTGAAACCCCGCTGGCCAGTTTGCTGGTGCATCACATCCGCCGCTTCGTCGCCCAACTCCATGGTCAGGGACTGGGTGGCCGTTCGCTGGCGCGGACGCTGTCAGCCTGGCGTGGATTTTTTGGCTGGCTCGGTGAGCGTGGCCTGATCAAAGCCAATCCCTGTGACGGCATCCGGCCGCCGAAATCGCCGCGCATGTTGCCGAAGGCTCTGTCGGTCGACGAAACCGCCCGCTTGCTGGCGCCGTTCGAAGACGACGACCCGGTACAAGGTGCCCGTGATCTGGCTATGTTCGAGCTGTTCTACTCCTCAGGTCTACGCTTGGCCGAGCTGGTTTCGCTCGATTCCGAGGTGCTCGACAGCGTGGCGCATGAAGGCGAGATTCGCGTCCTCGGCAAGCGCAGCAAGTTGCGACTGGTCCCGGTCGGCAGCAAGGCACGCGAGGCGCTGGCGGCATGGGCGGCGCTGCGTGAGCAATTGGCCAAGCCGGGAGAAAAGGCCTTGTTCGTTGGTCAGCGCGGCGGGCGCATCAGCCCGCGTCTGGTCGAGTCGCGGCTGGCGCGACGGGCCGTGTTGCTGGGTTTGCCGGCGCATGTCCATCCACACATGCTGCGCCATTCCTTCGCCTCGCACGTTCTGCAATCCTCGGGCGACCTGCGCGCGGTGCAGGAAATGCTCGGCCACGCCAGCATCGCTTCGACCCAGGTCTATACGCACCTGGATTTTCAGCATCTGGCCAAAGTCTACGATTCGGCCCATCCGCGGGCCAAAGCAAAATAGCGC contains:
- a CDS encoding DUF484 family protein, coding for MSAMFPEEIADYLKNNPGFFEQYADLMAQIFVPHPHGGRTVSLAERQMLTLRDKNRATESKLAELISFGEENDQIGEKVHRLSVALIAAETFQAVIHLLNFHLRDDFSVPHVALRLWDKPEGIEDLPEFAAVSEDLQVFAETLARPYCGSTAGFGTTSWFGEAASHIRSQALIALRNGGGTIGMIALGSEDAQRFYADMGTLYLERLGEMVSAALARVTKSVL
- a CDS encoding GNAT family N-acetyltransferase; its protein translation is MNSLNVEIRPVTPPDVPAISALAREIWQATYPGIITQEQIDFMLEQRYGHERLYDDLEDLHKWLDQAFLGDRRVGFAFSEIYKGEFKLDKLYIHPDVQRQGVGGQLIAHVAARAKKEGYPCVILAVNKRNDKAINSYMKYGFVVREAIVDDIGHGYVMDDFVMEKKL
- the xerC gene encoding tyrosine recombinase XerC, with amino-acid sequence MTPAAAVDAWLAELSDQRRLSPHTVSNYRRDLEKLLAATGETPLASLLVHHIRRFVAQLHGQGLGGRSLARTLSAWRGFFGWLGERGLIKANPCDGIRPPKSPRMLPKALSVDETARLLAPFEDDDPVQGARDLAMFELFYSSGLRLAELVSLDSEVLDSVAHEGEIRVLGKRSKLRLVPVGSKAREALAAWAALREQLAKPGEKALFVGQRGGRISPRLVESRLARRAVLLGLPAHVHPHMLRHSFASHVLQSSGDLRAVQEMLGHASIASTQVYTHLDFQHLAKVYDSAHPRAKAK
- a CDS encoding lysophospholipid acyltransferase family protein, with translation MKIFFTYILVGFLWLLHWLPLSVLRWLGSGLGRLLYALGRSRREVALTNLRLCFPEKSEAERETLARRHFVAFARAVLDRTLGWWASRERLQRIIRIHGVEHLTDPEGRPVVMLSPHFVGLDAGGTVISMHVTGCSVFSNQKNPVLNKLLYDGRMRFNEAILLSRQDGMRKIVRAMKDGHPFYYLPDMDFGPKESIFVPFFGVQAATIPALSRLVRLTNARVVPVICHQVPDGYEIEVMPPWENFPGESVEVDTEFMNKFIESQVLRMPEQYFWLHKRFKTRPPGEQRFYK
- the dapF gene encoding diaminopimelate epimerase — protein: MKLKFSKMHGLGNDFVVLDGISQSLALTPEQLCYLADRHFGVGCDQILLVEKATQAGVDFRYRIFNADGGEVEQCGNGARCFVRFVHDQGLTDKREIRVETMKGLITPRLEGDGNVTVDMGVPRFLPAEIPFLADDDVIVHMLDVADETLETSVVSMGNPHAVQVVDSVESAPVGEHGPLIEKHPRFPQRVNAGFMQIVDRHAIKLRVYERGAGETMACGTGACAAVVAGIRRGLLDSPVRVTTRGGDLNIAWGGGERPVLMTGPAVTVFTGEIEL